Proteins co-encoded in one Alcanivorax sp. genomic window:
- a CDS encoding cytochrome P450 codes for MSTKTSSTNAIQTKMINASSKVLPMHLQIKALKMLMKAKKKTVGSRRPQVNFVETPVPDVNSLAIEDIDTSNPFLYRQDQWRAYFKRLRDEAPVHYQKKSPFGPFWSITRYEDILFVDKNHELFSSEPQIILGDPPEGLSVEMFIAMDPPKHDVQRRAVQGVVAPKNLKEMEGLIRSRAAEVLDSLPLDKPFNWVPAVSKELTGRMLATLLDFPYEERHKLVDWSDRLSGAASATGGEFTDEDVMFDDAADMARAFSRLWRDKEARRAAGEEPSFDLISMLQGNDDTKDLINRPMEFIGNLALLIVGGNDTTRNSMSGGVLALNQFPEEFAKLKAKPDLIPNMVSEIIRWQTPLANMRRVATQDVELRGQTIKKGDRVLMWYASGNRDERKFENPDQLIIDRKDARNHISFGYGIHRCMGNRLAELQLRILWEELLKRFENIEVVDEPERVQSNFVRGYSKLMVKLTAKN; via the coding sequence ATGTCAACAAAAACAAGCTCAACCAATGCTATTCAGACTAAGATGATCAACGCTTCCTCCAAAGTGCTGCCGATGCATTTGCAAATCAAGGCATTGAAGATGTTGATGAAAGCCAAGAAAAAAACGGTTGGGTCTCGGCGACCACAAGTAAATTTCGTTGAAACGCCTGTTCCTGATGTCAATAGCTTGGCAATTGAAGATATTGACACCAGTAACCCCTTTTTGTACCGGCAAGACCAGTGGCGCGCGTATTTTAAGCGATTGCGTGATGAAGCCCCGGTGCACTACCAGAAGAAAAGTCCATTCGGTCCTTTCTGGTCCATAACGCGCTATGAGGACATATTGTTCGTGGATAAAAACCACGAACTTTTCTCTTCCGAGCCACAAATTATTCTTGGTGATCCACCTGAAGGCTTATCGGTTGAAATGTTCATTGCTATGGATCCGCCCAAGCATGATGTGCAACGCCGGGCGGTGCAGGGCGTAGTAGCGCCGAAAAATCTTAAGGAAATGGAGGGGCTGATCCGTTCTCGAGCTGCAGAAGTGCTCGATAGTCTGCCGCTAGATAAACCATTCAACTGGGTTCCTGCAGTATCAAAAGAGCTTACAGGTCGCATGTTGGCAACGCTACTTGATTTTCCTTATGAGGAGCGACACAAGCTTGTTGATTGGTCTGATCGTCTGTCTGGTGCAGCATCTGCCACGGGTGGAGAGTTCACGGATGAGGATGTCATGTTCGATGATGCAGCAGACATGGCTAGAGCTTTCTCAAGATTGTGGCGCGACAAAGAGGCTCGACGTGCGGCTGGTGAAGAGCCGAGTTTTGATTTGATCAGTATGCTACAGGGCAACGACGACACAAAAGACCTGATCAATAGGCCGATGGAGTTTATCGGTAATCTTGCTCTATTGATTGTTGGAGGTAATGACACCACGCGGAACTCCATGAGCGGTGGTGTGTTGGCCTTGAATCAATTCCCCGAGGAGTTCGCCAAGCTGAAGGCGAAACCGGATCTGATTCCGAACATGGTGTCGGAAATCATTCGTTGGCAAACCCCGCTGGCCAACATGCGTAGGGTTGCGACCCAGGACGTTGAGCTTCGTGGCCAGACCATCAAGAAAGGGGACCGGGTTTTAATGTGGTATGCCTCAGGAAATCGGGATGAACGCAAGTTTGAAAACCCCGATCAACTTATTATTGATCGCAAGGATGCACGCAACCATATTTCTTTTGGTTACGGTATTCACCGTTGTATGGGTAACCGCCTGGCCGAATTGCAATTGCGGATTTTGTGGGAAGAACTGCTCAAGCGCTTCGAAAATATCGAAGTGGTCGATGAGCCGGAGCGTGTACAGTCGAACTTCGTGCGCGGTTATTCGAAGTTGATGGTCAAATTGACGGCAAAAAATTAA
- a CDS encoding choline dehydrogenase, which yields MKGLTSLATEQFDYIVVGAGSAGCAVANRLSESGLYTVLLLEAGPKSRRNPFVNTPLGFLQLMFSRRFNWQFYTEPQRHMYGRSLFQPRGKMLGGSSGINAQVYIRGHARDYDEWARQGCNGWSYAEVLPYFRKSEHYEPEMVPGTAGFHGQDGPLNVAERRYTNPLSAAFVEAAVQAGYRRNQDFNGPDQEGVGYYYAYQKDGSRCSNARAYLEPAEGRSNLTIRSDAHVTRVLFDGARAIGVEYRHAKSLVRAHAKREVILCGGAFNSPQLLMLSGVGPREELSRHGIELRHSLDGVGRNLQDHVDVFVRVRSRSRQGISMHPSYWLKWGRALMQYLSGRRGVLSSNGAEAGGFICSQAEQPIPDLQLHFGPMLYADHGRDMKIAMSGYGYIVMIYGLRPLSRGRIGLHSADPLAAPLIDPNYMADPADVEQLIRGVRLVRNILSQRALYLHQDVEISPGLEIQDDASLTEWVRRNGESAYHPVGTCKMGIDHMAVVDPRLRVRGLQSLRVVDASIMPTLVGGNTNQPATMIGEKGADMILEDAAVAGV from the coding sequence ATGAAAGGTTTGACCAGTCTGGCGACTGAACAATTCGATTATATCGTTGTTGGCGCTGGCTCAGCAGGGTGCGCGGTAGCCAATCGTTTGTCTGAGAGTGGCCTCTATACGGTGTTGCTACTCGAAGCTGGGCCCAAGAGTCGCCGCAACCCTTTCGTCAATACGCCTCTTGGATTTTTGCAGTTGATGTTCAGTCGCCGTTTCAACTGGCAGTTCTATACTGAACCACAGCGCCACATGTACGGTCGCTCGTTGTTCCAGCCGCGGGGCAAGATGCTTGGCGGTTCGAGTGGGATTAACGCCCAAGTCTATATCCGTGGTCACGCCAGGGACTACGACGAGTGGGCACGGCAGGGGTGTAACGGTTGGTCATACGCCGAGGTGCTGCCGTATTTTCGTAAGTCAGAACATTACGAGCCTGAGATGGTGCCAGGTACCGCAGGCTTTCATGGTCAGGATGGGCCTCTCAATGTAGCGGAGCGGCGTTATACCAACCCGTTGAGTGCGGCGTTTGTCGAGGCAGCAGTACAGGCGGGGTATCGACGCAATCAGGACTTCAACGGCCCTGATCAGGAAGGCGTCGGCTATTACTACGCCTATCAGAAGGATGGTTCCCGTTGCAGTAATGCGCGTGCTTATCTTGAGCCTGCTGAGGGTCGATCTAACTTGACCATTCGCAGCGATGCACATGTTACCCGCGTGCTGTTTGATGGGGCTCGCGCTATTGGTGTCGAGTATCGCCACGCAAAAAGTTTGGTTAGAGCTCATGCCAAGCGGGAGGTTATCCTATGCGGCGGTGCATTCAACTCGCCACAACTGCTTATGCTGTCAGGTGTCGGCCCCCGCGAGGAGCTTTCTCGACATGGCATTGAGCTGCGTCATTCGCTGGATGGGGTGGGGCGTAATCTTCAAGATCATGTTGACGTTTTTGTACGGGTCAGATCGCGAAGCCGACAGGGAATTTCGATGCATCCGAGCTATTGGTTGAAGTGGGGGCGGGCCTTAATGCAATACCTGAGCGGTCGTCGAGGTGTGCTGTCTAGCAATGGCGCTGAGGCAGGCGGATTCATCTGCTCCCAAGCAGAGCAACCGATACCTGATCTGCAATTGCACTTTGGGCCAATGCTGTACGCTGATCACGGCCGTGACATGAAAATTGCAATGAGTGGCTATGGCTACATTGTAATGATCTATGGGCTCAGGCCCTTGTCCCGGGGCCGCATTGGTTTACACAGTGCTGATCCGCTCGCTGCACCATTGATTGACCCCAATTACATGGCTGACCCTGCCGATGTCGAACAACTCATTCGTGGTGTTCGGCTTGTTCGTAATATTTTGTCCCAGCGTGCACTTTATCTTCATCAGGATGTAGAAATTTCACCAGGGCTGGAAATACAGGATGACGCGAGTCTCACCGAGTGGGTACGCCGTAATGGTGAGTCCGCATACCACCCGGTCGGCACTTGTAAGATGGGGATTGATCATATGGCAGTGGTCGACCCTCGTCTCCGTGTGCGTGGCTTGCAGTCGTTGCGGGTAGTTGATGCTTCTATCATGCCAACCCTGGTTGGCGGGAATACCAATCAGCCGGCGACCATGATTGGAGAGAAAGGGGCAGATATGATACTTGAGGACGCCGCGGTGGCTGGAGTTTAG
- a CDS encoding FAD-dependent oxidoreductase, with the protein MINKNKEVTVIIGGGHAAGTLLTALLQKKYPHKVVMVSEERHPPYQRPPLSKNYLAGEVDKASLYLKPPSIYEKAGQQLQLGVRVEKINRDDKSLILSDQSTLKYDQLVLATGSHVRRLNVRGSDLKGIHYLHGIEDTDALRSELVPGKRLVIVGGGYIGLEVAASATKQGVKVTVLEAAERLMQRVTGPEISEFLYAKHTSAGVDVRLGAAVIGFESDDQGCVNGVTLADGGKVSADIVLVSIGVIPETALAENAGLLCDDGVVVDEFTRTDDPDILAIGDCTRHHNLFFDKRQRLESVANAVEQARTAAATLMSEEKPYDSPPWFWSNQYDVRLQMVGLSQNHDQRVLRGSILDKEFAVFYLCLGHVIAVDAVNFPVAFMVGKQLVKLRKSVSAEVLSNPNIELKSLI; encoded by the coding sequence ATGATTAACAAAAATAAAGAGGTCACCGTCATTATTGGTGGTGGACACGCAGCAGGAACACTTTTGACCGCCTTGCTGCAAAAAAAATACCCTCACAAAGTGGTTATGGTTAGCGAAGAGCGACACCCTCCCTATCAGCGACCGCCCTTGTCCAAGAATTATCTGGCGGGGGAGGTTGATAAGGCGTCTTTATACCTTAAACCGCCTTCAATCTACGAGAAAGCGGGGCAGCAATTACAGCTCGGCGTGCGCGTAGAAAAGATTAACAGAGACGACAAAAGCCTCATTTTGTCAGATCAAAGCACTTTAAAGTACGACCAACTGGTCTTGGCCACTGGCTCACATGTCCGCCGTCTTAACGTGCGGGGTTCAGACTTGAAAGGTATTCATTATTTGCATGGTATCGAGGACACAGATGCCCTGCGTAGTGAGCTAGTACCCGGCAAACGCCTTGTTATCGTGGGGGGCGGGTATATCGGACTTGAAGTGGCTGCCAGTGCGACTAAGCAAGGTGTTAAAGTTACTGTCTTGGAAGCTGCCGAGCGCTTAATGCAGCGTGTTACTGGGCCAGAGATATCTGAATTTCTCTACGCCAAACACACGAGTGCAGGAGTCGATGTTCGTCTGGGGGCGGCCGTAATTGGTTTTGAATCAGATGATCAAGGGTGCGTGAATGGTGTGACCTTGGCCGATGGGGGTAAGGTGTCAGCGGACATCGTTCTTGTTTCGATTGGTGTCATACCAGAAACGGCCTTGGCTGAAAATGCTGGCCTGCTTTGCGATGATGGCGTTGTCGTCGATGAATTTACCCGCACCGATGACCCAGACATTCTGGCGATAGGAGATTGTACCCGCCATCATAATCTGTTCTTCGACAAGAGGCAGCGTCTTGAATCAGTCGCTAACGCTGTTGAGCAAGCTCGTACGGCGGCAGCTACACTTATGAGTGAAGAAAAGCCCTACGATAGCCCTCCCTGGTTCTGGTCGAACCAGTATGATGTTCGTTTGCAGATGGTAGGATTGTCCCAAAATCATGACCAGCGTGTACTGCGTGGCAGTATCCTTGACAAGGAATTCGCCGTTTTCTATCTATGTCTTGGTCATGTTATTGCTGTTGATGCAGTCAATTTTCCAGTTGCATTCATGGTGGGTAAACAGTTGGTTAAACTGCGCAAGAGTGTCAGCGCTGAAGTATTGTCTAATCCGAATATCGAACTGAAGTCTTTAATCTGA
- a CDS encoding TetR/AcrR family transcriptional regulator: protein MNAQRRTQEQRSDAMRERIIQAVLTCLEKDGFAGTTVSRIINIAGVSRGAPLHHFSSKADMIAAAAEHLIRQHYIQLGKAIAKLHGSEDRLEALIFGAWKNVFDQPEFIPLMQLLTASQHDPELASILQRVWTSNYFIVGNAADHYLEAISEDTDVRSMMMLTQWLLRGMAQDLHIVADKTLFDRYLKVWCNMLALHLRARADVNDPPPYPPKWELPLSDA from the coding sequence ATGAATGCTCAACGACGCACCCAGGAACAACGTAGCGACGCCATGCGGGAACGCATCATTCAGGCAGTGCTCACCTGTCTAGAGAAGGATGGATTCGCTGGCACCACCGTCAGTCGCATTATCAACATCGCTGGCGTATCTAGGGGCGCCCCACTACACCATTTCTCTAGTAAAGCAGACATGATCGCTGCGGCAGCTGAGCATTTAATTCGCCAGCACTATATTCAGCTGGGTAAAGCCATCGCCAAACTCCATGGATCTGAAGATCGACTAGAAGCTCTTATCTTTGGTGCATGGAAGAATGTTTTCGATCAGCCGGAATTTATCCCGTTGATGCAACTATTGACAGCCAGCCAACATGACCCTGAGCTTGCATCCATTTTGCAACGTGTCTGGACTTCCAATTACTTCATCGTCGGTAACGCGGCAGACCATTATCTGGAGGCCATTAGTGAAGACACCGATGTGCGCTCGATGATGATGTTGACGCAATGGCTGTTGCGCGGCATGGCGCAGGATTTGCACATCGTTGCCGACAAAACGCTCTTTGACCGCTATCTCAAAGTCTGGTGCAACATGCTCGCCCTTCATCTGCGAGCCCGTGCAGATGTAAACGACCCACCGCCTTACCCGCCCAAGTGGGAACTACCGCTGAGCGATGCTTGA
- a CDS encoding acyl-CoA dehydrogenase family protein, producing the protein MIPRTLFNEDHEAFRATARRFFETEISPYHEKWEEQQHIDRELWNKAGELGLLCPTMPEEYGGCGVDRLYSMILMEEQARVGDSASGFALHSDIVANYINNFGSHEQKSQWLPKMATGEAVTAVAMTEPGTGSDLQRIKTTATLEGDHYVVNGSKIFITNGYLCDMAVVAVRTGPAELGAQSVSLMIIEADREGFSKGKPLKKVGMRGQDTCELFFDNVKVPKENLLGAEGMGFIALMKELAWERMMIAIICSSAAEHALATTVEYVKQRQAFGKPVAAFQNTRFELAEMRSEIQIARVYVDRCMELVVKNSLSPEAACAAKYWVSDLLSKVVDRCVQLHGGYGYMLEYPIARAYIDTRANRIYGGTNEIMKELISRSI; encoded by the coding sequence ATGATCCCCCGTACTCTCTTCAATGAAGACCATGAGGCGTTCCGCGCCACAGCAAGGCGTTTCTTCGAGACTGAAATCTCCCCTTACCACGAGAAGTGGGAGGAGCAGCAACATATTGATCGTGAACTGTGGAACAAGGCGGGGGAGCTGGGGCTGCTGTGTCCAACGATGCCTGAAGAGTACGGCGGCTGCGGCGTTGACCGTCTCTATTCGATGATACTGATGGAGGAGCAGGCGAGGGTGGGGGATTCGGCCAGCGGCTTTGCCCTGCACTCGGACATTGTTGCCAACTACATCAACAACTTTGGTTCCCATGAACAGAAAAGCCAGTGGCTGCCCAAAATGGCCACCGGTGAAGCGGTCACTGCCGTGGCCATGACCGAGCCGGGTACCGGTTCCGATCTTCAACGTATCAAGACCACGGCCACCCTTGAGGGCGATCACTACGTGGTAAATGGCTCGAAAATCTTTATCACCAACGGTTACCTCTGTGACATGGCGGTGGTGGCGGTGCGTACCGGGCCGGCTGAGCTGGGTGCACAAAGTGTGTCCCTGATGATTATTGAGGCGGATCGCGAGGGCTTCTCCAAGGGCAAGCCGCTGAAGAAAGTCGGCATGCGCGGGCAGGACACCTGCGAGTTGTTCTTCGACAACGTCAAGGTGCCCAAGGAAAACCTGCTGGGTGCCGAGGGCATGGGTTTCATTGCCTTGATGAAGGAGCTGGCCTGGGAGCGGATGATGATCGCCATCATCTGTTCGTCGGCTGCCGAGCATGCGCTGGCAACCACCGTGGAATATGTGAAACAGCGCCAGGCGTTTGGCAAGCCGGTGGCGGCATTCCAGAACACCCGCTTTGAATTGGCCGAGATGCGTTCTGAAATCCAGATTGCACGGGTCTATGTTGATCGCTGTATGGAGCTGGTGGTGAAGAATTCCCTGTCGCCCGAGGCTGCCTGTGCGGCCAAGTACTGGGTATCCGATTTGCTCAGCAAGGTGGTTGACCGCTGTGTGCAACTGCATGGTGGCTATGGCTACATGCTCGAGTATCCGATCGCCCGAGCCTACATCGACACCCGTGCCAACCGCATCTACGGCGGCACCAACGAAATCATGAAAGAACTTATTTCACGCTCTATCTGA
- a CDS encoding peroxisomal multifunctional enzyme type 2: MAELRFDDRVAIVTGAGGGLGRQHALTLAARGCKVVVNDLGGSAHGDGKSSSAADKVVDEIRAMGGEAVANYDSVENGESIVQTALDSFGTVDIVVNNAGILRDVSFAKMSKQDWDLVLKVHLEGSMSVTHAAWPIMREKGYGRIIMTTSAAGLYGNFGQANYCAAKLGLAGLANCLAEEGRSKNIHVNTIAPIAASRLTETIMPPNLLENLKPEAVSPLVAWLCHEKCEETKGIFEVGAGFISKLRWERSQGNSFPLGKAFSVDDVARRWGKITDFTDAEHPSNVNESFSPILDNINNPSLGGNEFIDLDVASKESLELESSYDENDLSLYALSVGAARDPLDKDELKFVYELGGNFQALPTYGVMPQIGAMLKAAKEGALALPGMNFGFDRLLHGEQYTEIKRPLPPHAKLKHTFKFKKALDKDPNAVVTFAITSTDENGNEVAYNEMTSFVKDAGGWGGERGDSGEINVPPAREPDAVIEEKTDANQTLLYRLCGDWNPLHADPAFARAFGYDKPILHGLCTFGYAGRHVIKAFSNNDGRYFKSIKVRFAKTVFPGETLETRMWKESDNRIIFETWVKERNEVVLKNAAIELFSEIPAEAPVPEQVSAEEVSAPQVEQAVTPDDVFAAVATYIKQKPELVDQTGTSFQFEFSNPDQQFFIDLKNAPGAAGPGTIDKPDVTLALDSEHLATVFGGDLAAVQKLFFGGELKISGNVMASNKLTVLQDMDPKLAEQARDKRVADGGGSQAVAVPVESQEPTMADVFSAIGHFIADNPDLIEKAATSFQFAFSNPDQDFYIDLKNAPGTAGAGQLDKADVTLELDSKHAPTLFGGDLAAVQKLFFGGDLKIGGNVMASNKLTVLQDMDPKLVEQARDKRLASGQPDTATAQPKKQKAPQAEKVLPELAEKLSAIGGQGGVLQIKVRSPDSAWFIDLSASSPGIVSGEKDAAAVITLDDSKLADLIAGKVALSTLYQKGDMRVDGDLALVRKLEQIL, from the coding sequence ATGGCAGAACTTCGTTTTGATGATCGTGTAGCCATTGTCACCGGTGCCGGGGGCGGGCTGGGCCGGCAGCATGCCCTGACCCTGGCCGCGCGTGGCTGCAAGGTGGTGGTTAACGACCTGGGTGGCAGCGCCCACGGTGATGGCAAGTCGTCGTCTGCCGCAGACAAGGTGGTGGATGAGATCCGGGCCATGGGAGGGGAGGCGGTTGCCAACTATGACTCGGTGGAAAACGGCGAGTCGATAGTACAAACCGCGTTGGATAGCTTCGGCACTGTGGACATCGTGGTCAACAATGCCGGCATCCTGCGTGACGTCAGTTTTGCCAAGATGTCGAAGCAGGACTGGGACTTGGTGTTGAAAGTCCATCTGGAAGGTTCCATGAGCGTCACCCATGCGGCTTGGCCGATCATGCGTGAGAAGGGCTATGGCCGCATCATCATGACGACCTCGGCAGCCGGCCTCTACGGTAACTTTGGTCAGGCCAACTACTGTGCTGCCAAGTTGGGTCTGGCCGGGCTGGCCAACTGTCTGGCGGAGGAAGGTCGCAGCAAAAACATTCATGTGAATACCATTGCGCCGATTGCGGCCTCTCGGCTGACTGAAACCATCATGCCGCCGAATTTGCTGGAAAACCTCAAGCCAGAAGCGGTCAGTCCGCTGGTGGCCTGGTTGTGCCATGAAAAGTGCGAAGAAACCAAGGGTATCTTCGAAGTGGGTGCCGGCTTCATCAGCAAGTTGCGCTGGGAACGTAGCCAGGGCAATAGCTTCCCCCTTGGCAAGGCCTTCAGTGTTGATGATGTAGCGCGTCGTTGGGGCAAGATCACCGACTTTACCGATGCGGAGCATCCATCCAATGTCAACGAATCCTTCTCGCCGATTCTCGACAACATCAACAACCCGTCACTGGGCGGCAACGAATTCATCGATCTGGATGTGGCCAGCAAGGAAAGCCTCGAGCTGGAATCGTCCTATGATGAAAATGACCTGTCGTTGTATGCCCTAAGTGTCGGCGCCGCACGTGATCCGCTCGACAAGGATGAACTGAAGTTCGTCTACGAGCTGGGTGGCAATTTCCAGGCGTTGCCCACCTATGGCGTCATGCCACAGATCGGCGCGATGCTAAAGGCAGCAAAAGAAGGCGCGCTGGCTCTGCCAGGGATGAACTTTGGCTTCGACCGGTTGCTGCATGGCGAGCAATACACCGAAATCAAACGGCCGCTGCCGCCGCACGCCAAGCTGAAGCACACCTTCAAATTCAAGAAGGCATTGGACAAGGATCCGAATGCGGTAGTTACCTTTGCTATTACCTCCACCGACGAAAACGGTAACGAGGTGGCCTATAACGAGATGACCTCGTTCGTGAAAGACGCCGGCGGCTGGGGCGGTGAGCGGGGCGATTCCGGCGAGATCAATGTGCCGCCCGCACGTGAACCGGATGCGGTGATCGAAGAGAAAACCGACGCCAACCAGACGCTGCTGTATCGCCTGTGCGGTGACTGGAATCCGCTGCACGCCGACCCGGCGTTTGCCAGGGCGTTCGGTTATGACAAGCCGATCCTGCATGGGCTGTGTACCTTCGGTTATGCCGGACGCCATGTCATCAAGGCGTTCAGCAATAACGATGGCCGTTATTTCAAGAGCATCAAGGTGCGCTTTGCCAAGACGGTATTTCCGGGTGAAACCCTGGAAACGCGCATGTGGAAGGAATCCGATAACCGCATCATCTTCGAAACCTGGGTGAAAGAGCGTAACGAGGTGGTGCTGAAGAATGCCGCCATCGAGTTGTTCTCGGAGATTCCGGCAGAAGCGCCGGTGCCGGAACAGGTGTCCGCCGAGGAAGTGTCTGCGCCGCAGGTGGAGCAGGCGGTGACGCCTGACGATGTGTTCGCGGCGGTGGCGACCTACATCAAGCAGAAACCGGAACTGGTTGATCAGACCGGTACCAGCTTCCAGTTCGAGTTCAGCAATCCGGATCAGCAGTTCTTTATTGATCTGAAAAATGCACCAGGCGCGGCAGGGCCTGGCACGATCGACAAACCGGACGTGACTCTGGCGCTGGACAGCGAGCATCTGGCGACCGTGTTTGGTGGCGATCTTGCGGCGGTGCAGAAACTGTTCTTCGGTGGCGAGCTGAAAATTTCCGGCAACGTGATGGCATCCAACAAGTTGACCGTGTTGCAGGACATGGACCCGAAACTGGCCGAGCAGGCGCGTGACAAGCGCGTGGCTGACGGTGGTGGTTCACAAGCTGTCGCAGTACCGGTCGAATCGCAGGAGCCGACCATGGCGGATGTGTTCAGTGCCATCGGCCACTTCATCGCTGACAACCCGGATCTGATCGAGAAGGCCGCTACCAGCTTCCAGTTTGCGTTCAGCAACCCGGATCAGGATTTCTATATTGATCTGAAAAACGCACCGGGTACCGCCGGGGCGGGCCAGCTGGACAAGGCGGATGTGACGCTGGAGTTGGACAGCAAACATGCCCCGACCCTGTTTGGCGGTGATCTGGCTGCGGTACAGAAACTGTTTTTTGGTGGCGATCTGAAGATCGGAGGTAACGTGATGGCCTCCAACAAGCTCACCGTGTTGCAGGACATGGACCCTAAGCTGGTGGAGCAGGCACGCGACAAGCGATTGGCCTCCGGCCAGCCGGATACCGCTACCGCACAACCGAAAAAGCAGAAAGCACCGCAGGCGGAGAAAGTGCTGCCGGAGCTGGCGGAAAAACTGTCGGCCATTGGTGGACAGGGTGGTGTGTTGCAGATCAAGGTGCGGAGCCCAGACAGTGCCTGGTTTATCGATCTATCCGCCTCGTCGCCCGGCATCGTCAGCGGCGAGAAGGACGCGGCGGCGGTGATCACGCTGGACGACAGCAAGCTTGCCGACCTGATTGCCGGCAAGGTGGCCTTGAGCACCTTGTACCAGAAGGGCGACATGCGCGTCGACGGTGACCTGGCGCTGGTGCGCAAACTTGAACAAATCCTGTAA
- a CDS encoding lipid-transfer protein, translated as MKRRVNVIGVGMTKFAKPGASDDYHVMAKAAGLAAMKDAGIQYSDVEQAFCGYVYGDSTCGQRAVYELGLTGIPVVNVNNNCSTGSSALFLARQAIEGGLAECVIALGFEKMERGALGAKFNDRENPMSQHAQVMMDTQGFNQAPPAAQMFGGAGREYRWKYGTKRETFGKIAEKARQHAANNPYALFNQVLSLEEIMASDEVFDPLTRFQCCPPTCGAGAAILCSDEFAKKHGIANPVYIAAQAMTTDFASSFDEKSMIKMVGYDMTRSAADSVYEQAGIGPQDINVVELHDCFTANELLTYEGLGLCREGGAEKFIWDGDNTYGGKFVTNPSGGLLSKGHPLGATGLAQCAELVWQLRGQAEKRQVEGARVALQHNLGLGGACVVTLYRND; from the coding sequence ATGAAACGTAGAGTGAATGTGATCGGTGTCGGGATGACCAAGTTTGCCAAGCCCGGTGCCAGCGATGATTACCATGTGATGGCAAAAGCGGCTGGCCTCGCCGCAATGAAGGATGCCGGCATCCAGTACAGCGATGTTGAGCAGGCGTTCTGTGGTTATGTCTACGGCGATTCCACCTGTGGTCAGCGTGCCGTGTATGAACTGGGCTTGACCGGCATTCCCGTGGTCAATGTGAACAACAATTGTTCCACCGGTTCGTCGGCCCTGTTCCTGGCGCGCCAGGCCATCGAAGGCGGTTTGGCTGAATGTGTCATCGCCCTGGGTTTTGAAAAAATGGAGCGCGGCGCGCTTGGTGCTAAGTTCAATGATCGCGAGAACCCCATGAGCCAGCATGCGCAGGTGATGATGGATACGCAGGGCTTCAATCAGGCGCCGCCGGCGGCACAGATGTTCGGTGGCGCAGGGCGTGAATACCGCTGGAAGTACGGCACCAAACGGGAAACCTTCGGCAAGATTGCCGAGAAGGCGCGTCAGCATGCCGCCAACAATCCTTACGCACTGTTCAATCAGGTGCTGTCGCTGGAAGAGATCATGGCGTCAGACGAGGTGTTTGATCCGCTCACCCGTTTCCAATGCTGCCCGCCCACCTGTGGTGCCGGCGCCGCGATTCTGTGTTCGGACGAGTTCGCCAAGAAGCATGGCATTGCTAACCCGGTGTATATCGCCGCCCAGGCGATGACCACGGATTTCGCCAGCAGCTTTGATGAAAAATCCATGATCAAGATGGTCGGTTACGACATGACCCGTTCCGCCGCCGACAGCGTGTACGAGCAGGCCGGTATCGGCCCGCAAGACATCAATGTGGTCGAGTTGCACGACTGCTTTACCGCCAATGAGCTGCTCACCTATGAAGGTCTGGGTCTGTGCCGGGAAGGCGGCGCGGAGAAATTTATCTGGGATGGCGACAACACTTATGGAGGCAAGTTCGTGACCAATCCGTCCGGTGGCTTGCTGTCCAAGGGGCACCCGCTGGGGGCTACAGGTCTGGCGCAATGTGCCGAACTGGTGTGGCAGTTGCGTGGCCAAGCAGAAAAGCGACAGGTCGAGGGAGCTCGGGTAGCCTTGCAGCACAACCTTGGTCTGGGGGGGGCCTGTGTAGTGACCCTGTACCGCAACGATTGA